In Phragmites australis chromosome 16, lpPhrAust1.1, whole genome shotgun sequence, one DNA window encodes the following:
- the LOC133894813 gene encoding brassinosteroid-responsive RING protein 1-like, producing MGFPSVCYCVILPQPLVLVLQLLDFLRHAVLLCLSSLGLAAPPAADDHPAYAAPPPDLWALPPSLQAAAVAAPPAAIKARLPAVRYSDLLRTRRAATPAVCAVCLGALEARHRVRELGNCAHAFHKACIDKWVDKGQDTCPLCRALLLPADADAATLASSSSFSF from the coding sequence ATGGGGTTCCCGTCGGTGTGCTACTGCGTGATCCTGCCACAGCCGCTCGTCCTGGTGCTGCAGCTGCTCGACTTCCTCAGGCACGCCGTCCTGCTCTGCCTCTCCTCGCTCGGCCTAgcggcgccgccggccgccgacgACCACCCGGCCTACGCGGCCCCGCCGCCGGACCTCTGGGCGCTGCCGCCGTCCCTGCAGGCGGCCGCGGTggcggcgccgccggccgccatcAAGGCCCGCCTCCCCGCCGTCCGGTACTCCGACCTCCTCAGGACCCGGCGCGCGGCCACGCCGGCGGTGTGCGCGGTGTGCCTGGGCGCGCTCGAGGCGCGGCACCGCGTCCGCGAGCTCGGCAACTGCGCGCACGCGTTCCACAAGGCGTGCATCGACAAGTGGGTCGACAAGGGCCAGGACACCTGCCCCCTCTGCCGcgcgctcctcctccccgccgacgccgacgccgcgacgctcgcctcctcctcgtccttctCCTTCTGA
- the LOC133895250 gene encoding protein PAF1 homolog: MASYRPYAPPPQHPPPPPPQGGFPPQMNPFAPPPPQQALYGRMPAPPYHAAPPPPPGPPPPHQPQFNFGPGPPQQQPPPPPPPQMYYQPPPPPYGGNSNPPPPPPSAPPPPPSPPASAPPPPPPPPVQQLPAQAPPPPKEQQHKAALPKVETDEERRARKKREFEKQRVEERKQQQLMRQTQATILQKTQQVRAAQQPQPQPQSRHHQPPGGSRAAATGSRLASVPNVERFENRLKKPTTFLCKHKFRNELPDPSAQLKWLPLSKDKDRYTKYRITSLEKNYMPKMIVPEDLGVPLDLLDMSVYNPPAVQPPMAPEDEELLRDDEVLTPIKPEGIRKKERPTDKGVSWLVKTQYISPLSTDAAKTSLTEKQAKERRESREGRNAFLDNLNDREKQIKAIEESFRAAKSRPVHQTKHGMQPEWVMPLLPDFERYKDPFVMVNFDGDPTADSEQYSKLERPARNECESWAVMKSFSVNGSDPTKQEKFLAYMVPSAHELARDLDDENDDIQYSWLREYHWEVRGDDKDDPTTYLVTFDEDEGAKYLPLPTKLVLQKKKAKEGRSGDEIEHFPVPSQITVSRTVHSGTMERGESSSMHENLKRLRSPVDDDLDEHPKHFRVEDIDQYSGEEYSE; the protein is encoded by the exons ATGGCTTCGTACAGGCCGTAcgccccgccgccgcagcatcccccgccgccaccaccgcagGGCGGTTTCCCGCCGCAGATGAACCCGttcgcgccaccgccgccgcagcaggcGCTGTACGGCCGCATGCCGGCGCCGCCTTACCACGcggcgcccccgccgccgcccggccCTCCGCCCCCGCACCAGCCGCAGTTCAACTTCGGCCCCGGGCCCCCGCAGCAGCAGCccccgcctccacctccgccgcaGATGTACTAccagcccccgccgccgccgtacgGCGGGAACAGCAACCCACCGCCCCCTCCCCCTTCggccccgcccccgccgccgtcccCTCCCGCTTCAGCGCCGCCcccgcctccaccaccgccggTCCAGCAGCTGCCTGCCCAGGCCCCGCCTCCCCCGAAGGAGCAGCAGCACAAGGCGGCACTGCCGAAGGTGGAGACAGATGAGGAGCGGCGCGCGCGGAAGAAGCGCGAGTTTGAAAAGCAGCGGGTGGAGGAAcggaagcagcagcagctgatGCGCCAGACGCAGGCCACCATTCTGCAGAAAACGCAGCAGGTGCGTGCCGCgcagcagccgcagccgcagccgcagagCCGCCACCACCAGCCACCGGGTGGCTCCCGCGCAGCGGCAACTGGTTCTCGCCTAGCCTCAGTGCCGAATGTTGAGAGGTTCGAGAATCGGCTCAAAAAGCCAACAACGTTCCTCTGCAAGCACAA GTTTAGGAATGAACTGCCAGACCCAAGTGCTCAACTGAAATGGTTGCCACTGAGTAAGGATAAGGACCG ATATACCAAATACAGGATCACTTCATTGGAGAAAAACTACATGCCTAAAATGATTGTCCCTGAGGATCTTGGGGTACCTCTTGACCTACTTGATATGAGTGTGTACAA CCCTCCTGCTGTTCAGCCGCCCATGGCTCCAGAAGATGAAGAGCTATTGCGTGATGATGAGGTCCTCACCCCTATTAAACCTGAAGGTATAAGGAAAAAGGAGAGGCCCACTGACAAAGGTGTTTCTTGGCTGGTCAAAACACAATACATATCTCCACTCAGTACTGATGCAGCCAAAACG TCTCTTACTGAGAAGCAAGCAAAGGAAAGGCGAGAATCAAGGGAGGGTCGCAATGCTTTCTTGGACAATCTTAATGATAG AGAGAAACAGATCAAAGCCATTGAAGAATCCTTCAGAGCAGCTAAATCCCGTCCTGTTCATCAGACTAAACATGGGATGCAACCCGAGTGGGTTATGCCTTTGCTACCTGATTTTGAGAG GTACAAGGATCCGTTTGTTATGGTGAATTTTGATGGAGATCCTACCGCTGATTCTGAGCAGTATAGCAAGCTAGAGAGACCCGCACGTAATGAATGTGAATCCTGG GCTGTGATGAAAAGTTTTAGTGTCAATGGTTCAGACCCTACAAAACAAGAGAAATTTTTAGCATACATGGTCCCATCGGCCCATGAG CTTGCCAGGGACTTGGATGATGAAAATGATGATATCCAGTACTCCTGGCTTAGAGAATATCACTGGGAA GTAAGAGGAGATGATAAAGATGATCCAACAACATACCTTGTCACATTTGATGAGGATGAGGGTGCAAAATATTTG CCTCTTCCTACCAAGCTAGTCTtgcagaagaagaaagcaaaagaGGGGAGGTCTGGGGATGAAATTGAGCATTTTCCAGTGCCTTCCCAAATTACTGTGAGCAGGACAGTTCATAGTGGTACCATGGAACGTGGAGAATCTTCTAGCATGCAT GAGAATTTAAAGCGACTAAGATCTCCcgttgatgatgatcttgatgaGCATCCAAAGCATTTTCGGGTAGAAGATATTGACCAATATAGTGGAGAAGAATATTCTGAGTGA
- the LOC133895252 gene encoding mitogen-activated protein kinase 2-like isoform X2 — protein sequence MRMEGGGSGGGGAGVGGCLGLSHFGEAQIKGTHTHGSRYVQYNIYGNLFEVSAKYVPPIRPVGRGAFGIICAAVNAQTREEVAIKKIGNAFDNQMDAKRTLREIKLLRHMNHENVISIKDIIRPPRRENFNDVYIVYELMDTDLHHLLRSNQPLTDDHCQYFVYQLLRGLKYVHSANVLHRDLRPSNLLLNAKCDLKIGDFGLARTTTETDFMMEYVVTRWYRAPELLLNCSEYTQAIDMWSVGCILGEIVTREPLFPGKDYVHQLRLITELMTLCATHTWHPFMR from the exons ATGCGCATGGAGGGGGGAGGAAGCGGAGGCGGCGGAGCCGGGGTAGGAGGGTGCCTGGGGCTGAGCCACTTCGGGGAGGCGCAGATCAAGGGCACGCACACGCACGGCAGCCGCTACGTGCAGTACAACATCTACGGCAACCTCTTCGAGGTCTCCGCCAAGTACGTCCCGCCCATCCGACCCGTCGGACGTGGCGCGTTCGGCATCATCTG TGCTGCTGTCAATGCTCAGACTCGCGAGGAGGTCGCCATCAAGAAGATTGGTAACGCATTCGACAATCAGATGGACGCGAAACGGACTTTACGAGAAATTAAGCTGCTTCGGCACATGAATCATGAAAAT GTTATTTCAATAAAGGACATCATACGCCCGCCGAGGAGGGAGAATTTCAACGATGTTTATATAGTTTACGAATTGATGGACACCGATCTTCATCACCTTCTACGATCGAACCAGCCACTAACAGATGATCATTGTCAG TATTTCGTCTATCAGCTGCTTCGAGGATTGAAGTACGTGCACTCGGCAAATGTCTTGCACAGAGACCTCAGGCCAAGCAATCTGCTGCTCAATGCCAAATGTGATCTTAAGATTGGGGATTTTGGCCTGGCAAGGACCACAACTGAAACCGATTTCATGATGGAGTATGTCGTTACGCGATGGTACAGAGCGCCCGAACTCCTCCTGAACTGCTCAGAGTATACCCAAGCTATTGATATGTGGTCAGTGGGCTGCATCCTTGGTGAGATTGTGACAAGAGAGCCTTTGTTTCCTGGAAAGGATTATGTTCATCAGCTGAGGCTAATAACTGAG TTGATGACGCTCTGTGCCACCCATACTTGGCATCCCTTCATGAGATAA
- the LOC133895252 gene encoding mitogen-activated protein kinase 2-like isoform X1, with protein MRMEGGGSGGGGAGVGGCLGLSHFGEAQIKGTHTHGSRYVQYNIYGNLFEVSAKYVPPIRPVGRGAFGIICAAVNAQTREEVAIKKIGNAFDNQMDAKRTLREIKLLRHMNHENVISIKDIIRPPRRENFNDVYIVYELMDTDLHHLLRSNQPLTDDHCQYFVYQLLRGLKYVHSANVLHRDLRPSNLLLNAKCDLKIGDFGLARTTTETDFMMEYVVTRWYRAPELLLNCSEYTQAIDMWSVGCILGEIVTREPLFPGKDYVHQLRLITELIGSPDDTSLGFLRSDNARRYVRSLPQYPKQQFRARFPTMSSGAMDLLERMLVFDPSKRITVDDALCHPYLASLHEINDEPICPAPFSFDFEQPSLTEEDIKEIIWKESLKFNPEPIH; from the exons ATGCGCATGGAGGGGGGAGGAAGCGGAGGCGGCGGAGCCGGGGTAGGAGGGTGCCTGGGGCTGAGCCACTTCGGGGAGGCGCAGATCAAGGGCACGCACACGCACGGCAGCCGCTACGTGCAGTACAACATCTACGGCAACCTCTTCGAGGTCTCCGCCAAGTACGTCCCGCCCATCCGACCCGTCGGACGTGGCGCGTTCGGCATCATCTG TGCTGCTGTCAATGCTCAGACTCGCGAGGAGGTCGCCATCAAGAAGATTGGTAACGCATTCGACAATCAGATGGACGCGAAACGGACTTTACGAGAAATTAAGCTGCTTCGGCACATGAATCATGAAAAT GTTATTTCAATAAAGGACATCATACGCCCGCCGAGGAGGGAGAATTTCAACGATGTTTATATAGTTTACGAATTGATGGACACCGATCTTCATCACCTTCTACGATCGAACCAGCCACTAACAGATGATCATTGTCAG TATTTCGTCTATCAGCTGCTTCGAGGATTGAAGTACGTGCACTCGGCAAATGTCTTGCACAGAGACCTCAGGCCAAGCAATCTGCTGCTCAATGCCAAATGTGATCTTAAGATTGGGGATTTTGGCCTGGCAAGGACCACAACTGAAACCGATTTCATGATGGAGTATGTCGTTACGCGATGGTACAGAGCGCCCGAACTCCTCCTGAACTGCTCAGAGTATACCCAAGCTATTGATATGTGGTCAGTGGGCTGCATCCTTGGTGAGATTGTGACAAGAGAGCCTTTGTTTCCTGGAAAGGATTATGTTCATCAGCTGAGGCTAATAACTGAG CTTATAGGCTCACCTGATGACACGAGCCTTGGGTTCCTCCGAAGCGATAACGCCCGCAGATACGTGAGGTCCCTTCCTCAATACCCCAAGCAACAATTCCGTGCACGATTTCCCACTATGTCTAGTGGTGCCATGGATTTGCTTGAGAGGATGCTTGTGTTTGATCCGAGCAAAAGGATTACTG TTGATGACGCTCTGTGCCACCCATACTTGGCATCCCTTCATGAGATAAATGATGAACCCATCTGCCCAGCGCCTTTCAGCTTTGATTTCGAGCAGCCATCGCTCACCGAAGAAGATATCAAGGAAATCATATGGAAAGAGTCTCTCAAGTTCAACCCTGAACCAATTCACTAA